A genomic region of Arachis hypogaea cultivar Tifrunner chromosome 5, arahy.Tifrunner.gnm2.J5K5, whole genome shotgun sequence contains the following coding sequences:
- the LOC112802567 gene encoding uncharacterized protein: MGNCQAIDKATLVIQHQSGKIERFYSSVSATHVMKTNPGHYVALVVSTTLCATTTTTKLTDKSSNNNNKNVNNNNNNQIRVTCIKLLKPTDMLLLGHVYRLVTTQEVMKGLRERKHTKKKNKSESAQKLGCVRKKNRLEMEKAARMFDPEDIQGTEPKIHGPRTTISSNNNNGGGASATAKTRFWQPSLQSISEVAS, from the exons ATGGGGAATTGCCAAGCCATTGATAAAGCAACACTAGTGATACAACACCAAAGTGGGAAAATAGAAAGGTTTTATTCTTCTGTTAGTGCCACTCATGTTATGAAAACAAACCCTGGTCATTATGTTGCCCTTGTTGTCTCCACCACCTTGtgtgcaacaacaacaacaaccaagcTCACTGACAAgagtagcaacaacaacaacaaaaacgtcaacaataataataacaaccaaATTCGTGTAACTTGCATCAAGCTTCTCAAGCCCACAGATATGCTCCTTCTTGGCCATGTTTATAGGCTTGTTACTACTCAAG AGGTTATGAAGGGGCTAAGGGAAAGGAAGCAcacaaagaagaaaaacaagtcaGAATCAGCCCAGAAACTAGGTTGTGTTAGGAAAAAGAATAGgttggaaatggagaaagcagcAAGAATGTTTGACCCGGAAGACATCCAG GGTACAGAACCTAAAATACATGGACCCAGGACAACAATctcaagtaataataataatggtggtggTGCCAGTGCCACAGCTAAGACAAGATTTTGGCAACCCTCTTTACAAAGTATTTCAGAAGTTGCCAGCTGA